A region of Subdoligranulum variabile DNA encodes the following proteins:
- a CDS encoding regulatory protein RecX — protein MPRLTQIKETKKGRLALFLDGEFVFSLDEDTFARANLHEGDDLEPWQVEDLRKQSDTRRALDKAMDYLSLRDHAAGELYQKLCRKFDEHSAAYAVARAGELGLLDDAGFARRRAAELLRKRKSRREILRDLAAKGIDRDTAADAVEALYDTDEDGENPELTAARALVERQYAAKLAAGKRDQVAAALARRGFSHAIIREVLAEDED, from the coding sequence ATGCCCCGGCTGACCCAGATCAAGGAGACAAAAAAAGGACGGCTCGCCCTCTTTCTGGACGGGGAGTTCGTCTTTTCCCTGGATGAGGATACCTTCGCGCGGGCCAACCTGCACGAGGGAGACGACCTGGAACCCTGGCAGGTGGAGGACCTGCGCAAGCAGAGCGACACCCGCCGTGCGTTGGACAAGGCGATGGATTATCTGTCGCTGCGGGACCATGCCGCGGGGGAACTGTACCAGAAGCTCTGCCGTAAATTCGATGAACACAGTGCCGCCTACGCGGTGGCCCGTGCGGGAGAACTGGGCTTGCTGGACGATGCGGGCTTTGCCCGGCGCCGGGCAGCCGAACTGCTGCGCAAACGCAAGTCCCGGCGGGAGATCCTGCGGGATCTGGCGGCCAAAGGCATTGACCGCGACACCGCCGCCGACGCCGTGGAGGCCCTGTACGACACGGACGAGGACGGTGAGAATCCCGAGCTGACCGCCGCCCGGGCGCTGGTGGAGCGGCAGTATGCTGCCAAGCTGGCTGCCGGCAAGCGGGACCAGGTGGCGGCTGCGCTGGCCCGGCGTGGGTTTTCCCACGCCATTATCCGCGAAGTGCTCGCGGAGGACGAAGACTGA
- a CDS encoding DUF1385 domain-containing protein, with amino-acid sequence MPKEFRTSVGGQALMEGIMMRGPEKICCAVRRPDGTIDLSYDTVHTHWYNKVPLVRGVCNMVENLYKGYQYLMRAADIAMEGETEPAESKFDKWLEDHMGPAVQNVLMGVAVVAGVALALFLFTFLPTFLTGVISQVVPMGRWPRVILEGVLKMAIFLVYMFLCTRYKEMHRVFEYHGAEHKTIACYEAGLPLTVENIRKQSRFHPRCGTSFMILVIIISIFLYAVLPWTSTGLRIVYKLCMFPLLVGISYEVLKWAGRSDSLLSHIVSQPGLWMQRLTTFEPDDSMIEVAIAAVTPVLPENREDGRW; translated from the coding sequence ATGCCCAAGGAATTCCGCACCTCCGTCGGCGGCCAGGCCCTGATGGAAGGCATCATGATGCGCGGCCCCGAAAAAATCTGCTGCGCGGTACGCCGTCCCGACGGGACCATCGACCTGAGCTACGACACGGTGCATACCCACTGGTACAATAAGGTGCCGCTGGTACGCGGCGTCTGCAATATGGTGGAAAACCTCTACAAGGGGTACCAGTATCTCATGCGCGCCGCCGATATCGCCATGGAGGGGGAGACCGAACCCGCTGAATCCAAGTTCGACAAATGGCTGGAGGATCATATGGGCCCGGCTGTGCAGAACGTTCTCATGGGGGTGGCGGTGGTGGCCGGCGTGGCGCTGGCCCTCTTCCTGTTCACCTTTCTGCCTACCTTCCTCACGGGAGTGATCAGCCAGGTCGTCCCCATGGGGCGCTGGCCGCGGGTCATCCTGGAGGGGGTGCTCAAGATGGCCATCTTCCTGGTCTACATGTTCCTGTGCACCCGCTACAAGGAGATGCACCGCGTCTTTGAATATCACGGTGCCGAGCATAAAACCATCGCCTGCTATGAGGCGGGGCTGCCGCTGACGGTGGAAAATATCCGCAAGCAGAGCCGCTTCCACCCCCGCTGTGGTACCAGCTTCATGATCCTGGTCATTATCATCAGCATCTTCCTCTACGCGGTACTGCCCTGGACCAGCACTGGCCTGCGCATCGTGTACAAGCTGTGCATGTTCCCGCTGCTGGTGGGCATCTCCTATGAGGTGCTCAAGTGGGCCGGACGGTCGGACAGCCTGCTGTCCCACATTGTTTCCCAGCCGGGGCTTTGGATGCAGCGGCTGACGACTTTTGAACCGGATGACTCCATGATCGAGGTCGCCATCGCCGCTGTCACCCCCGTTCTGCCGGAAAACCGGGAGGATGGTCGCTGGTGA
- the pgsA gene encoding CDP-diacylglycerol--glycerol-3-phosphate 3-phosphatidyltransferase, with protein MNLPNKLTMLRVILVPVFMVFAAFSRYGTSDYNQTFMLVAGIVFAVASITDFLDGYLARKYHLVTDFGKFMDPLADKCLTTAAFIYMVADGICSPVVLAVILFREFAVAGVRMIAAESGTVIAANMWGKVKTVLQMLTILFYYFAAALGGPTDVMGVGLITQVLCWLVAAATVISGGIYLWQNRACFMQAK; from the coding sequence ATGAATTTGCCCAATAAACTGACGATGCTGCGTGTGATCCTGGTGCCGGTATTTATGGTGTTCGCGGCATTCAGCCGCTATGGCACCTCCGATTACAATCAGACTTTCATGCTGGTGGCGGGCATCGTCTTCGCAGTGGCCAGCATCACGGATTTTCTGGACGGCTACCTGGCCCGCAAATACCATCTGGTCACTGATTTCGGCAAGTTTATGGATCCCCTGGCCGACAAATGCCTGACCACCGCTGCGTTTATTTACATGGTGGCCGACGGCATCTGCTCGCCGGTGGTGCTGGCCGTGATTCTGTTCCGGGAATTTGCTGTGGCCGGTGTGCGGATGATCGCCGCTGAGTCCGGCACCGTCATCGCTGCCAACATGTGGGGCAAGGTCAAGACGGTGCTTCAGATGCTGACCATCCTGTTCTACTACTTTGCCGCGGCGCTGGGCGGCCCCACCGATGTCATGGGCGTGGGTCTCATCACCCAGGTGTTGTGCTGGCTGGTGGCTGCCGCCACGGTGATCTCCGGCGGCATCTACCTGTGGCAGAACCGCGCCTGCTTCATGCAGGCCAAATAA
- the rimO gene encoding 30S ribosomal protein S12 methylthiotransferase RimO, whose amino-acid sequence MNIAIISLGCPKNQVDADVFCHALLKEGHTTVADPAEADVIIVNTCGFIESAKAEAIENILMACQYKQQNPDLKVIVTGCLAERYKQQIVQEIPEVDAVIGIGSNAAIPAIVARVCAAGAGQVESYGPKSDMPLGGARVISTPRHYAYLKIAEGCNNRCHYCAIPLIRGPLRSRPIEDCVAEARWLAGEGVRELILVAQDPTAYGEDWGKPGAVCELLDRLQQIDGIRWIRILYAYPERISDAFIAAMVRNTKVVPYLDLPIQHCDDAVLKAMNRRGGRADIEDAIARLRAAIPGITLRTTLIAGFPGETEEQYAELCDFVKTMRFDRLGCFAYSAEENTVAAKMDGQLDEETKQRRADHIMELQAEVSADREKEKVGQTLECICDGVDDETGMYLLRSKADCPEIDGNVLTPADTLLETGAFYNVTITDADTYDLYGYVEEKLED is encoded by the coding sequence ATGAACATTGCCATCATTTCTCTCGGCTGCCCGAAAAACCAGGTGGACGCCGACGTTTTTTGCCATGCTCTGCTCAAGGAAGGGCATACCACGGTAGCCGATCCGGCAGAAGCCGATGTCATCATTGTCAACACCTGCGGCTTCATCGAGTCCGCCAAGGCGGAGGCCATCGAGAATATCCTCATGGCCTGCCAGTACAAGCAGCAGAACCCTGACCTGAAAGTCATTGTGACGGGCTGCCTGGCGGAGCGCTACAAGCAGCAGATCGTGCAGGAAATCCCCGAGGTGGACGCTGTCATCGGTATCGGTTCCAACGCGGCGATCCCCGCCATTGTGGCCCGGGTCTGCGCGGCGGGGGCCGGTCAGGTAGAAAGCTACGGCCCCAAGAGCGACATGCCTCTGGGCGGTGCCCGGGTGATCTCCACGCCGCGGCACTACGCCTACCTGAAAATTGCCGAGGGCTGCAACAACCGCTGCCATTATTGTGCCATTCCGCTGATCCGCGGTCCGCTGCGCAGCCGTCCCATCGAGGACTGCGTCGCCGAAGCCCGCTGGCTGGCAGGGGAGGGGGTACGGGAACTGATTCTCGTGGCCCAGGATCCCACCGCCTACGGCGAGGACTGGGGCAAGCCCGGTGCCGTCTGTGAGCTGCTGGACCGTCTGCAGCAGATCGATGGCATCCGCTGGATCCGCATCCTGTATGCCTATCCCGAGCGCATCAGCGACGCTTTCATTGCCGCCATGGTGCGCAACACCAAGGTGGTGCCCTACCTGGATCTGCCCATCCAGCACTGCGACGATGCCGTGCTCAAGGCAATGAACCGCCGCGGCGGCCGTGCCGATATTGAGGACGCCATCGCCCGGCTGCGGGCGGCCATTCCCGGTATCACGCTGCGCACTACGCTGATCGCTGGCTTCCCCGGCGAGACCGAGGAACAGTACGCTGAACTCTGTGACTTCGTCAAGACCATGCGGTTTGACCGGCTGGGCTGCTTTGCCTACTCGGCGGAGGAAAACACCGTGGCTGCCAAAATGGATGGCCAGCTGGACGAGGAAACCAAGCAGCGCCGCGCTGACCATATCATGGAACTGCAGGCGGAAGTCAGCGCCGACCGGGAAAAGGAAAAGGTGGGGCAGACGCTGGAATGCATCTGCGATGGCGTGGACGATGAGACCGGCATGTATCTGCTGCGTTCCAAGGCGGATTGCCCCGAGATCGACGGCAATGTGCTGACTCCGGCCGACACTCTGCTGGAGACCGGCGCCTTCTACAACGTGACCATCACCGATGCCGATACCTACGACCTCTACGGCTATGTGGAGGAAAAACTGGAGGACTGA
- the prmC gene encoding peptide chain release factor N(5)-glutamine methyltransferase, producing MNAAFQSLCARLQAAGVPDARFDAAQLYRFVTRRDPRLDDGPTDAEAARLDVLATRRAAREPLQYLLGEWDFLDFTLKVGPGVLCPRADSEVVCETAIELLRNVPHPTVLDLCAGTGCLGLGVARAYPDARVTCVEKSGDAWPYLQANTMDTGVETVRADVFSWYRTLAPESVDLILSNPPYLTAGEMRALMPETSHEPAMALDGGTDGLDFYRLLCARYKAALRPGGWLVLEIGCAQAAQVLALGGQYGWQNGRCRKDYGGNDRVVVLQKPEKDG from the coding sequence GTGAACGCTGCATTTCAGTCCCTCTGTGCCCGGCTGCAGGCCGCCGGTGTGCCCGACGCCCGGTTCGATGCGGCCCAGCTCTACCGTTTTGTCACCCGGCGGGACCCCCGCCTGGACGATGGTCCCACCGACGCCGAGGCCGCCCGTCTGGATGTGCTGGCCACACGGCGTGCCGCGCGGGAACCGCTGCAGTATCTCTTGGGAGAGTGGGATTTTCTGGATTTCACCCTCAAGGTGGGCCCCGGAGTCCTTTGTCCCCGGGCGGACAGCGAAGTGGTCTGTGAAACGGCCATCGAGCTGCTTCGGAATGTCCCGCATCCGACCGTGCTGGACCTCTGTGCCGGTACCGGCTGTCTGGGCTTGGGCGTTGCCCGGGCCTATCCTGATGCCCGGGTCACCTGCGTGGAAAAAAGCGGGGATGCCTGGCCATATCTGCAGGCCAATACCATGGATACCGGGGTGGAGACGGTCCGGGCGGATGTATTCAGCTGGTATCGCACCCTGGCCCCGGAGAGCGTGGACCTGATCCTCTCCAACCCGCCCTATCTGACGGCAGGGGAGATGCGGGCGCTGATGCCGGAGACCTCCCATGAACCGGCCATGGCGCTGGATGGCGGCACCGACGGCCTGGATTTTTACCGGCTGCTCTGTGCCCGGTACAAGGCGGCTTTGCGTCCCGGCGGCTGGCTGGTCCTGGAGATCGGCTGCGCCCAGGCCGCCCAGGTGCTGGCGCTGGGCGGGCAGTACGGCTGGCAGAACGGACGCTGCCGGAAAGATTACGGCGGCAACGACCGGGTCGTGGTACTGCAGAAACCGGAAAAAGATGGCTGA
- the cysS gene encoding cysteine--tRNA ligase: protein MQIFNTMTRQKEEFVPQKEGEYRIYVCGPTVYNYIHIGNARPMIVFDTLRRYLEYCGNKVYYVSNITDIDDKLIQKGQQEGISMQEVARKFEAEYIKDSEGLNVEEPTVRPRATEHIGEIIKIVKDLVDSGHAYVARNGDVYFRVKSDPGYGKLSHLNLDDLESGNRTLRSQMDDDLKEDPADFAVWKAAKPGEPYWESPWGHGRPGWHIECSAMARKHLGNTIDLHAGGQDLIFPHHENEIAQSECANGCTFSRYWMHNGFLNINNEKMSKSAGNFFTVREIAEKYGYEPIRYFMLTAGYRMPLNYTVDLIESCKNSLERLYTCRDNLDFAIEHAHGTDTALAAKCEEARTKFKTAMDDDLNTPDALAAVFDFVKEINTLSDASDKATLELAAKTFDELTGVLGLLYNRKKDEVPADVTALVEERAAAKKAKDWAKADAIRAQLTEMGWSVTDTAQGPKIAKL, encoded by the coding sequence ATGCAGATTTTCAACACCATGACCCGCCAGAAGGAGGAATTCGTCCCGCAGAAAGAGGGCGAGTACCGCATCTATGTCTGCGGCCCGACGGTCTATAACTATATTCACATCGGCAATGCCCGGCCGATGATCGTGTTTGACACCCTGCGCCGCTATCTGGAATACTGCGGCAACAAGGTCTACTATGTTTCCAACATCACCGACATTGACGACAAGCTGATCCAGAAAGGCCAGCAGGAGGGCATCTCCATGCAGGAGGTGGCCCGCAAGTTCGAGGCCGAGTACATCAAGGATTCTGAGGGGCTGAACGTGGAGGAACCCACCGTGCGTCCCCGCGCCACCGAGCACATCGGGGAGATCATCAAGATCGTCAAGGATCTGGTGGATTCCGGGCACGCCTATGTGGCCCGCAACGGCGATGTCTATTTCCGGGTCAAGTCCGATCCCGGCTACGGCAAGCTGAGCCATCTGAACCTGGACGATCTGGAGAGCGGTAACCGCACGCTGCGCAGCCAGATGGACGATGATCTGAAGGAAGATCCCGCGGACTTCGCGGTCTGGAAGGCGGCCAAACCCGGCGAACCCTACTGGGAGAGCCCCTGGGGCCACGGCCGTCCCGGCTGGCACATCGAGTGCAGTGCCATGGCACGCAAGCACCTGGGCAACACCATTGACCTGCATGCCGGCGGCCAGGATCTGATCTTCCCCCACCATGAGAACGAGATCGCCCAGAGTGAGTGCGCCAACGGCTGCACTTTCAGCCGCTACTGGATGCACAACGGCTTTTTGAACATCAACAACGAGAAGATGTCCAAGAGCGCAGGCAACTTCTTCACGGTGCGGGAGATCGCCGAGAAATACGGCTATGAGCCTATCCGTTACTTCATGCTGACGGCGGGGTACCGCATGCCGCTGAACTACACGGTAGACCTTATCGAGAGCTGCAAGAACAGCCTGGAGCGTCTGTACACCTGCCGCGACAATCTGGACTTTGCCATCGAGCATGCCCACGGCACTGACACGGCGCTGGCCGCCAAGTGCGAGGAAGCGCGCACCAAGTTCAAGACCGCCATGGACGACGATCTGAACACCCCCGACGCGCTGGCCGCGGTGTTTGATTTCGTCAAGGAGATCAACACCCTGTCCGACGCTTCCGACAAAGCCACGCTGGAACTGGCCGCCAAAACCTTTGACGAGCTGACCGGCGTGCTGGGCCTGCTGTACAACCGCAAGAAGGACGAGGTCCCGGCGGATGTGACGGCTCTGGTGGAGGAGCGCGCTGCTGCCAAGAAGGCGAAGGACTGGGCCAAGGCCGATGCCATCCGTGCACAGCTCACCGAGATGGGCTGGAGCGTGACCGACACCGCCCAGGGCCCCAAGATCGCAAAACTGTAA
- a CDS encoding sensor histidine kinase, with protein sequence MAKTSIIQRWIKGSLLIMVLVLFAAEAIFLYNSYRELYGGVQHAIENRFSTIAGRLQATGTAGDSLETAESRGQALRRTVEQFDEKDKFEFMLLDAQGVILTTSSGTMTRDLTDGTDFAQALTSASGMGHAIFTTPQGERVMAVTSLVPYAAGNIAAMRMVTSLTLVDRQWGQYVALSAGIGVLAFLLMLWSGLFFVRSIVRPLGEVEATATRIARGDLQARLPDTKYNDEIGRLCGTINQMAEDLAETDRLKNEFISSVSHELRTPLTSIKGWVETIKNIDDPTNENYRRGLAIIGTETDRLYTMVEELLDFSRLQNGIQLHCEVLDLVAEATDAALFVEARIRQEGLHFVYEEPPEPYPVWADPARLRQVFVNIFDNAIKYSDPGGTIFLTITRTPETVTAAVRDQGRGIAPEDLDKVKQKFFKAKNSVRGSGIGLAVVDEIVQALGGKVEIASALGQGTTVSITLPVYHPGQEHLHETI encoded by the coding sequence ATGGCAAAGACCAGCATCATCCAGCGCTGGATCAAGGGCAGCCTGCTCATTATGGTGCTGGTGCTGTTCGCGGCCGAAGCAATCTTCCTCTACAACAGTTATCGGGAACTGTATGGCGGTGTACAGCATGCCATCGAAAACCGGTTCTCCACCATTGCGGGCCGCCTGCAGGCCACCGGCACGGCGGGGGATAGCCTGGAAACCGCCGAAAGCCGGGGTCAGGCACTGCGGCGCACGGTGGAACAGTTTGACGAAAAGGACAAGTTTGAATTCATGCTGCTGGACGCCCAGGGCGTCATCCTGACCACCAGCAGCGGCACCATGACCCGGGATCTGACGGACGGCACCGATTTTGCCCAGGCCCTTACCTCGGCCAGTGGCATGGGACATGCCATCTTCACCACGCCCCAGGGGGAGCGGGTCATGGCGGTGACCTCGCTGGTGCCCTACGCGGCGGGCAACATCGCCGCCATGCGGATGGTCACCAGCCTGACCCTGGTGGACCGGCAATGGGGACAGTATGTGGCGCTGTCGGCAGGCATTGGCGTGCTGGCGTTCCTGCTCATGCTCTGGAGCGGGCTGTTTTTTGTGCGTTCCATCGTGCGCCCGCTGGGCGAAGTGGAGGCTACAGCCACCCGCATTGCCCGGGGCGATCTTCAGGCCCGGCTGCCGGACACCAAATACAACGATGAGATCGGCCGCCTGTGCGGCACTATCAACCAGATGGCGGAGGACCTGGCCGAGACCGACCGGCTGAAAAACGAGTTTATCTCCTCGGTGAGCCATGAGCTGCGCACGCCGCTGACCTCCATCAAGGGCTGGGTGGAAACCATCAAGAACATCGATGATCCCACCAATGAAAACTATCGCCGGGGCCTTGCCATCATCGGTACCGAGACCGACCGGCTGTATACCATGGTGGAGGAACTGCTGGATTTCTCGCGGCTGCAGAACGGCATCCAGCTCCACTGCGAGGTGCTGGACCTGGTGGCGGAGGCCACCGACGCGGCGCTGTTTGTGGAGGCCCGCATCCGGCAGGAGGGACTGCACTTTGTCTACGAGGAACCGCCCGAACCCTACCCGGTCTGGGCGGATCCGGCGCGGCTGCGGCAGGTCTTTGTGAACATCTTCGACAATGCCATCAAATACTCCGACCCCGGCGGCACCATCTTCCTGACCATCACCCGCACGCCCGAAACCGTAACGGCGGCGGTGCGGGACCAGGGCCGGGGTATCGCCCCGGAGGATCTGGACAAGGTCAAACAAAAATTCTTCAAAGCCAAAAACTCGGTGCGCGGATCGGGCATCGGTCTGGCGGTGGTGGACGAGATCGTCCAGGCCCTGGGCGGCAAGGTGGAGATCGCCTCCGCTCTGGGCCAGGGAACGACGGTCAGCATCACGCTGCCGGTCTACCATCCGGGGCAGGAACACCTGCACGAGACCATCTGA
- the recA gene encoding recombinase RecA has product MAAKKDTTPKSSGPATDKKAALETALAQIEKQFGKGAVMKLGANVTMQVDAIPTGSLGLDLALGIGGLPRGRIIEIYGPESSGKTTLALQVLAEAQKMGGEVAFIDVEHALDPAYASALGVDIDSLLVSQPDTGEQAMEICEALVRSGAIDAVVVDSVAAMVPRAEIEGEMGDSHVGLQARLMSQALRKLTGVIGKTNTVCIFINQLREKVGIVYGNPEVTTGGRALKYYSSVRIDVRRIEGLKDSTGAFIGNRTRAKIVKNKVAPPFREAEFDIMFGEGISKIGEILDLGVKLGIVQKSGAWFNYGEMRLGQGRDNAKQFLKEHPEVSDEIEKIVRANADRLLAAGKKGTVKPLDPSELVKPVTAAEAPAASAPAAKTTGSEVDLDIMVDE; this is encoded by the coding sequence ATGGCAGCTAAAAAAGATACAACCCCTAAGAGCAGCGGTCCGGCCACCGACAAGAAGGCCGCGCTGGAGACCGCCCTGGCTCAGATCGAAAAGCAGTTCGGCAAGGGCGCCGTCATGAAGCTGGGCGCCAATGTCACCATGCAGGTGGATGCGATCCCCACCGGAAGCCTGGGCCTGGACCTGGCCCTGGGCATTGGCGGTCTGCCCCGCGGCCGTATCATCGAGATCTATGGACCGGAATCTTCCGGTAAGACGACGCTGGCCCTCCAGGTGCTGGCGGAAGCCCAGAAGATGGGCGGCGAAGTGGCTTTCATCGACGTGGAGCACGCCCTGGACCCGGCTTACGCCAGCGCACTGGGCGTGGACATTGACAGCCTGCTGGTCAGCCAGCCCGACACCGGCGAGCAGGCCATGGAGATCTGCGAAGCGCTGGTGCGTTCCGGCGCCATCGACGCTGTGGTCGTGGACTCTGTGGCAGCCATGGTGCCCCGGGCCGAAATCGAGGGTGAGATGGGCGACAGCCATGTGGGTCTGCAGGCCCGTCTGATGAGCCAGGCGCTGCGCAAGCTTACCGGCGTCATCGGCAAGACCAACACCGTCTGTATCTTCATCAACCAGCTGCGTGAGAAGGTGGGTATTGTCTATGGCAACCCCGAAGTCACCACCGGCGGCCGCGCGCTGAAGTACTATTCCAGTGTGCGGATCGATGTGCGCCGCATTGAAGGCCTGAAGGATTCCACCGGCGCCTTCATCGGCAACCGTACCCGCGCCAAGATCGTCAAGAACAAGGTGGCACCGCCCTTCCGTGAGGCGGAGTTCGACATCATGTTCGGCGAGGGCATCTCCAAGATCGGCGAGATCCTGGATCTGGGCGTCAAGCTGGGCATCGTCCAGAAGAGCGGCGCCTGGTTCAACTACGGCGAGATGCGCCTGGGCCAGGGCCGCGACAACGCCAAGCAGTTCCTGAAGGAGCACCCCGAGGTCTCCGACGAGATCGAGAAGATCGTCCGCGCCAATGCCGACCGTTTGCTGGCGGCCGGCAAGAAGGGCACCGTCAAGCCGCTGGATCCCAGTGAGCTGGTCAAGCCGGTGACGGCGGCCGAAGCACCTGCTGCGTCCGCCCCGGCTGCCAAGACCACCGGCAGCGAAGTGGATCTCGACATTATGGTTGACGAATAA